The following are encoded in a window of Anopheles stephensi strain Indian chromosome X, UCI_ANSTEP_V1.0, whole genome shotgun sequence genomic DNA:
- the LOC118505786 gene encoding succinate dehydrogenase [ubiquinone] cytochrome b small subunit, mitochondrial produces MASCMLRGSLSKPAMAFARTLVASQTLPKAPFFTATLLTPARKPQLFTSTVRNFAVSPVRCSSGGSHVTLWNAERALSVALLGVIPVGLMFPSQVGDTLIAVSIVMHQHWGLEAIVTDYVRPILFGTTVPKLAHGLLLLVSAATLGGLFYFNYNDIGIAGVVRKIWSTKAKE; encoded by the exons ATGGCCAGCTGCATGCTGCGTGGTTCACTGTCCAAGCCAG CAATGGCTTTCGCGCGTACACTTGTTGCCAGCCAAACCCTGCCGAAGGCTCCGTTTTTCACCGCCACCCTGCTGACGCCGGCCCGGAAACCGCAGCTGTTCACCAGCACCGTGCGCAACTTTGCCGTATCGCCGGTGCGGTGTTCGAGCGGTGGCAGTCACGTTACGCTGTGGAATGCCGAACGCGCCCTGTCCGTTGCCCTGCTGGGAGTGATCCCGGTTGGTTTGATGTTTCCCTCACAGGTCGGTGATACCCTGATTGCGGTGAGCATTGTGATGCATCAGCATTG GGGTTTGGAAGCAATCGTGACCGATTACGTGCGTCCGATCCTGTTCGGCACGACCGTACCGAAGCTTGCCCACGGTCTGCTGCTCCTGGTGTCCGCCGCCACGCTCGGTGGTCTGTTCTACTTCAACTACAACGATATCGGTATTGCGGGTGTCGTCCGTAAAATCTGGTCCACCAAAGCGAAGGAATAG
- the LOC118505773 gene encoding phosphatidylglycerophosphatase and protein-tyrosine phosphatase 1 isoform X3 codes for MFARITFYPSLLYNVMMEKITARNWYDRIDENVILGALPFRSMAQEMVRKENIKAVVSMNEDYELWAFSNNKARWDKLGVEFLQLETTDIFESPCQEKLWKGVNFMNRFLPASEKMVQLPAAEGPPVESGTIYVHCKAGRTRSATLVGCYLIMKNGWSPERAVEHMRVCRPHVLLRSKQWEALRLFHQTKCPPNTPT; via the exons ATGTTTGCAAGAATCACATTCTACCCATCACTGCTGTACAATGTGATGATGGAGAAAATTACGGCCCGCAACTGGTACGACCGTATCGACGAGAACGTCATCCTGGGCGCGCTACCCTTTCGGTCGATGGCACAGGAAATGGTGCGGAAGGAAAACATAAAGGCGGTCGTGTCGATGAACGAGGACTACGAGCTGTGGGCATTCTCCAACAATAAGGCACGCTGGGACAAGCTCGGCGTCGAGTTTCTGCAGCTCGAAACGACCGACATCTTCGAATCGCCGTGCCAGGAGAAGCTATGGAAGGGCGTTAACTTTATGAACCGTTTTCTGCCGGCGAGCGAGAAAATGGTGCAGCTTCCGGCGGCCGAAGGACCTCCGGTCGAAAGCGGTACGATCTATGTGCACTGTAAGGCGGGCCGGACGAGAAGTGCGACGCTCGTCGGATGTTACCTCATTATG aAAAATGGCTGGAGTCCCGAGCGAGCTGTGGAGCACATGCGTGTATGTAGACCACACGTGTTGCTACGCAGCAAGCAGTGGGAAGCGTTACGGTTATTCCATCAAACGAAATGTCCTCCAAATACACCGACGTAA
- the LOC118505773 gene encoding phosphatidylglycerophosphatase and protein-tyrosine phosphatase 1 isoform X1, translating into MTQQQGQAMFARITFYPSLLYNVMMEKITARNWYDRIDENVILGALPFRSMAQEMVRKENIKAVVSMNEDYELWAFSNNKARWDKLGVEFLQLETTDIFESPCQEKLWKGVNFMNRFLPASEKMVQLPAAEGPPVESGTIYVHCKAGRTRSATLVGCYLIMKNGWSPERAVEHMRVCRPHVLLRSKQWEALRLFHQTKCPPNTPT; encoded by the exons ATGACG cagcagcaaggccAG GCCATGTTTGCAAGAATCACATTCTACCCATCACTGCTGTACAATGTGATGATGGAGAAAATTACGGCCCGCAACTGGTACGACCGTATCGACGAGAACGTCATCCTGGGCGCGCTACCCTTTCGGTCGATGGCACAGGAAATGGTGCGGAAGGAAAACATAAAGGCGGTCGTGTCGATGAACGAGGACTACGAGCTGTGGGCATTCTCCAACAATAAGGCACGCTGGGACAAGCTCGGCGTCGAGTTTCTGCAGCTCGAAACGACCGACATCTTCGAATCGCCGTGCCAGGAGAAGCTATGGAAGGGCGTTAACTTTATGAACCGTTTTCTGCCGGCGAGCGAGAAAATGGTGCAGCTTCCGGCGGCCGAAGGACCTCCGGTCGAAAGCGGTACGATCTATGTGCACTGTAAGGCGGGCCGGACGAGAAGTGCGACGCTCGTCGGATGTTACCTCATTATG aAAAATGGCTGGAGTCCCGAGCGAGCTGTGGAGCACATGCGTGTATGTAGACCACACGTGTTGCTACGCAGCAAGCAGTGGGAAGCGTTACGGTTATTCCATCAAACGAAATGTCCTCCAAATACACCGACGTAA
- the LOC118505773 gene encoding phosphatidylglycerophosphatase and protein-tyrosine phosphatase 1 isoform X2 yields the protein MTAMFARITFYPSLLYNVMMEKITARNWYDRIDENVILGALPFRSMAQEMVRKENIKAVVSMNEDYELWAFSNNKARWDKLGVEFLQLETTDIFESPCQEKLWKGVNFMNRFLPASEKMVQLPAAEGPPVESGTIYVHCKAGRTRSATLVGCYLIMKNGWSPERAVEHMRVCRPHVLLRSKQWEALRLFHQTKCPPNTPT from the exons ATGACG GCCATGTTTGCAAGAATCACATTCTACCCATCACTGCTGTACAATGTGATGATGGAGAAAATTACGGCCCGCAACTGGTACGACCGTATCGACGAGAACGTCATCCTGGGCGCGCTACCCTTTCGGTCGATGGCACAGGAAATGGTGCGGAAGGAAAACATAAAGGCGGTCGTGTCGATGAACGAGGACTACGAGCTGTGGGCATTCTCCAACAATAAGGCACGCTGGGACAAGCTCGGCGTCGAGTTTCTGCAGCTCGAAACGACCGACATCTTCGAATCGCCGTGCCAGGAGAAGCTATGGAAGGGCGTTAACTTTATGAACCGTTTTCTGCCGGCGAGCGAGAAAATGGTGCAGCTTCCGGCGGCCGAAGGACCTCCGGTCGAAAGCGGTACGATCTATGTGCACTGTAAGGCGGGCCGGACGAGAAGTGCGACGCTCGTCGGATGTTACCTCATTATG aAAAATGGCTGGAGTCCCGAGCGAGCTGTGGAGCACATGCGTGTATGTAGACCACACGTGTTGCTACGCAGCAAGCAGTGGGAAGCGTTACGGTTATTCCATCAAACGAAATGTCCTCCAAATACACCGACGTAA
- the LOC118505773 gene encoding phosphatidylglycerophosphatase and protein-tyrosine phosphatase 1 isoform X4 has translation MTQQQGQAMFARITFYPSLLYNVMMEKITARNWYDRIDENVILGALPFRSMAQEMVRKENIKAVVSMNEDYELWAFSNNKARWDKLGVEFLQLETTDIFESPCQEKLWKGVNFMNRFLPASEKMVQLPAAEGPPVESGTIYVHCKAGRTRSATLVGCYLIMIFFIFF, from the exons ATGACG cagcagcaaggccAG GCCATGTTTGCAAGAATCACATTCTACCCATCACTGCTGTACAATGTGATGATGGAGAAAATTACGGCCCGCAACTGGTACGACCGTATCGACGAGAACGTCATCCTGGGCGCGCTACCCTTTCGGTCGATGGCACAGGAAATGGTGCGGAAGGAAAACATAAAGGCGGTCGTGTCGATGAACGAGGACTACGAGCTGTGGGCATTCTCCAACAATAAGGCACGCTGGGACAAGCTCGGCGTCGAGTTTCTGCAGCTCGAAACGACCGACATCTTCGAATCGCCGTGCCAGGAGAAGCTATGGAAGGGCGTTAACTTTATGAACCGTTTTCTGCCGGCGAGCGAGAAAATGGTGCAGCTTCCGGCGGCCGAAGGACCTCCGGTCGAAAGCGGTACGATCTATGTGCACTGTAAGGCGGGCCGGACGAGAAGTGCGACGCTCGTCGGATGTTACCTCATTATG attttttttattttcttttag
- the LOC118505771 gene encoding 26S proteasome regulatory subunit 6A-B, which translates to MAGNLEDREIWEDSEETLGEEVLRMPTDELVSRTRLMDNEIKIMKSEVVRINHELQTQNEKIKDNTEKIKVNKTLPYLVSNVIELLDVDPQEEEDDGAVVVLDSQRKGKCAVIKTSTRQTYFLPVIGLVDSDKLKPGDLVGVNKDSYLILETLPAEYDARVKAMEVDERPTEQYSDIGGLDKQIQELIEAVVLPMTHKDKFKNLGIHPPKGVLLYGPPGTGKTLLARACAAQTKSTFLKLAGPQLVQMFIGDGAKLVRDAFALAKEKSPAIIFIDELDAIGTKRFDSEKAGDREVQRTMLELLNQLDGFSSTADIKVIAATNRVDILDPALLRSGRLDRKIEFPHPNEEARARIMQIHSRKMNVSPDVNFEELARSTDDFNGAQCKAVCVEAGMIALRRSAVSVIHEDFMDAIMEVQSKKKANLNYFA; encoded by the coding sequence ATGGCCGGAAATTTGGAGGATCGCGAAATCTGGGAAGATTCGGAGGAAACGCTCGGCGAGGAGGTGCTCCGGATGCCGACCGATGAGCTGGTCAGCCGTACCCGGCTGATGGACAACGAGATCAAAATAATGAAGAGCGAGGTGGTCCGCATCAATCACGAGCTGCAAACGCAGAACGAGAAAATTAAGGACAACACGGAAAAGATTAAGGTGAACAAAACGCTACCCTACCTGGTGTCGAACGTGATCGAGCTGCTGGATGTGGATCCGCAGGAGGAGGAAGATGACGgtgcggtggtggtgctcgACTCCCAGCGGAAGGGCAAGTGTGCGGTGATCAAAACGTCCACCCGCCAGACGTACTTCCTGCCCGTGATCGGGCTGGTCGATTCGGACAAGCTGAAGCCGGGCGATCTGGTCGGCGTGAACAAGGACTCGTACCTCATACTGGAAACGCTCCCAGCGGAGTACGATGCGCGCGTGAAGGCGATGGAGGTGGACGAACGGCCCACGGAACAGTACTCGGACATTGGCGGGCTGGACAAGCAGATACAGGAGCTGATCGAGGCGGTCGTGCTGCCCATGACGCACAAGGACAAGTTCAAGAATCTTGGCATCCATCCGCCGAAGGGTGTGCTGCTGTACGGGCCGCCCGGCACGGGTAAAACGCTGCTGGCCCGCGCCTGTGCCGCCCAGACCAAATCCACCTTTCTCAAGCTGGCCGGACCGCAGCTGGTACAGATGTTCATCGGTGATGGTGCGAAGCTGGTGCGGGATGCGTTCGCGCTGGCGAAGGAAAAGTCACCCGCGATCATCTTCATCGACGAGCTGGACGCGATCGGTACGAAGCGTTTCGATTCGGAAAAGGCGGGCGATCGGGAGGTGCAGCGGACGATGCTCGAGCTGCTAAACCAGCTGGACGGGTTTAGCTCGACCGCCGACATTAAGGTGATCGCGGCGACGAACCGCGTGGACATACTCGATCCGGCCCTGTTGCGGTCCGGTCGGCTCGACCGCAAGATTGAGTTCCCGCACCCGAACGAGGAGGCTCGGGCCCGCATCATGCAGATCCATTCGCGCAAGATGAACGTCAGCCCGGACGTGAACTTCGAGGAGCTGGCCCGCTCGACGGACGATTTTAACGGGGCGCAGTGTAAGGCGGTGTGCGTGGAGGCGGGCATGATAGCGCTCCGCCGGTCGGCCGTGTCCGTCATACACGAAGACTTTATGGACGCGATCATGGAGGTGCAGTCGAAGAAGAAGGCCAACCTGAATTACTTCGCCTGA
- the LOC118505750 gene encoding protein sel-1 homolog 1 — protein MMWLGSRCVVVSALLLLLTCSLPWGSEASNVDKGKLQAQAPQDDSEDDSRAPPAGNTDRVVVVENVPNNERKAAEGLIKLGDEQKSPDGADQQEQRPWEKLDLDTIKLVQITDFAKEKDSKKIPSVLYDILEVQKLMIQNIVNEIEEIEQQQQSGSELVPPSEEATEAAKIYERAQSVLNKTRVDRLLGHKLMVEAAGKGHPLARSHVAWAQLLGSPVPLDIESAKQTFLELAEEGLPDAQMGLGFMHAAGIGFNVSQAKALLYYTLAAAGENSWAQMALGYRYWAGVGVPNSCETALEYYRKVATKVASQVTFSGGAAVHRIRLLDEVDNSGPSSGILDNDLIDYYQLLADKGDVQAQVGLGQLHYQGGRGIPLDHQRALQYFSQAANAGNAVAMAFLGKIYLEGSDNIKADNETAFKYFRKAADLGNPVGQSGLGIMYLHGKGVRKDTMKALKYFAKAADQGWVDGQLQLGNMYYSGIGVQRDFKLAIKYFSLASQSGHVLAFYNLGQMHAIGLGMIRSCPTAVELFKNVAERGKWADRLMSGYQDYRSYRFEESFMQYALLSEMGYEVAQSNAGFLLDREEVNLFKDRGEELVRALQYWGRAAAQGYSAAQVKLGDYHYYGMGTLIDYEMAASHYRMASEQQNNAQAMFNLGYMHEQGLGMKKDIHLAKRCYDLAADSSVDAKVPVTLALIKLQLLFKLESLKETPLKIIFNLDENIASNWDLYLITVITILCGAGVYFWRPVPTAPTPTPNDGTGNGAPASATVPAASATASTTTTNTATSSSSASAEDEVVSGARATNSENAENRANRNNEPHADSTQNEHVE, from the exons ATGATGTGGCTGGGCAGCAGGTGTGTCGTCGTTtcggcactgctgctgctactcacCTGCAGCCTACCGTGGGGCTCGGAAGCATCGAACGTGGACAAGGGCAAGCTACAGGCGCAGGCACCGCAGGACGACAGCGAGGACGATAGTAGGGCACCTCCGGCCGGCAACACCGACcgggtagtggtggtggagaACGTCCCCAACAATGAGCGTAAAGCGGCCGAAGGATTGATTAAGCTGGGCGATGAGCAGAAGAGCCCGGACGGTGCCGACCAGCAGGAGCAACGGCCCTGGGAAAAGCTGGACCTCGACACGATCAAGCTGGTGCAGATAACGGACTTTGCGAAGGAGAAGGATAGCAAGAAAATCCCGAGCGTGCTGTACGACATCCTGGAGGTGCAGAAGCTAATGATACAGAACATCGTGAACGAGATAGAGGagatcgagcagcagcagcagtccggTTCGGAGTTGGTTCCACCGAGCGAGGAAGCGACCGAGGCGGCCAAGATCTACGAACGCGCCCAGAGCGTACTGAACAAGACGCGGGTGGACCGTCTGCTCGGTCACAAGCTGATGGTGGAGGCGGCCGGCAAAGGACACCCGCTAGCAAGAAGCCACGTCGCCTGGGCCCAACTGCTCGGCAGTCCGGTCCCGCTCGATATCGAGTCGGCGAAGCAAACGTTTCTCGAGCTAGCCGAGGAAGGGCTACCGGATGCGCAGATGGGTCTCGGCTTTATGCACGCCGCCGGGATCGGCTTTAACGTGAGCCAGGCGAAAGCGCTGCTGTACTACACGCTCGCGGCGGCTGGCGAAAATTCCTGGGCCCAGATGGCACTCGGCTACCGGTATTGGGCCGGTGTCGGTGTACCGAACAGCTGCGAAACGGCGCTCGAATACTATCGGAAGGTGGCGACGAAGGTCGCGTCCCAGGTGACGTTTTCCGGCGGTGCAGCCGTCCACCGGATACGGTTGCTGGACGAGGTGGACAATTCCGGACCGAGCTCGGGCATACTGGACAACGATCTGATCGACTACTATCAGCTGCTGGCGGACAAGGGCGACGTGCAGGCGCAGGTCGGTTTGGGCCAGCTGCACTACCAGGGCGGACGTGGCATACCGCTCGACCATCAGCGTGCGCTACAGTACTTTAGCCAGGCAGCGAATGCGGGCAATGCGGTGGCGATGGCGTTCCTGGGCAAGATCTATCTCGAGGGTAGCGACAACATTAAGGCGGACAATGAGACGGCGTTCAAGTACTTCCGGAAGGCGGCCGATCTGGGCAATCCGGTCGGGCAGAGCGGACTGGGGATTATGTATCTGCACGGTAAGGGTGTGCGCAAGGACACGATGAAGGCGCTCAAGTACTTTGCCAAGGCGGCCGATCAGGGCTGGGTCGATGGACAGCTGCAGCTGGGAAACATGTACTACA GTGGCATCGGCGTGCAGCGAGATTTTAAGCTGGCAATTAAGTACTTCAGCCTAGCGTCCCAGTCCGGTCACGTGCTAGCGTTCTACAATCTCGGCCAGATGCACGCGATCGGGCTCGGCATGATACGGTCCTGTCCGACGGCGGTCGAGCTGTTTAAGAATGTGGCCGAACGGGGCAAATGGGCGGACCGGCTAATGTCCGGCTACCAGGACTATCGGTCGTACCGGTTCGAGGAATCGTTCATGCAGTACGCCCTGCTGTCGGAGATGGGCTACGAGGTGGCGCAAAGCAATGCCGGCTTTCTGCTCGACCGCGAAGAGGTGAACCTGTTCAAGGATCGTGGCGAAGAGCTGGTCCGTGCGCTGCAGTACTGGGGTCGGGCCGCTGCCCAGGGCTATTCGGCGGCGCAGGTCAAACTCGGTGACTATCACTACTACGGGATGGGAACGCTGATCGACTACGAGATGGCTGCATCGCACTACCG GATGGCTTCCGAACAGCAGAACAATGCGCAGGCAATGTTCAATCTGGGCTACATGCACGAGCAAGGTTTGGGCATGAAGAAGGACATACACCTGGCGAAGCGGTGCTACGATCTGGCCGCCGATTCGAGCGTCGATGCGAAGGTTCCGGTTACGCTCGCGCTCATCAAGCTGCAGCTACTCTTCAAGCTAGAATCGCTGAAAGAG ACaccgttaaaaataattttcaaccTAGATGAAAATATAGCCTCCAACTGGGACCTGTATCTGATCACGGTCATTACGATACTGTGCGGTGCCGGCGTGTACTTCTGGCGCCCGGTTCCGACCGCACCGACGCCCACACCCAACGACGGTACCGGAAATGGAGCGCCGGCCAGTGCCACCGTTCCTGCTGCTTCCGCcaccgcctccaccaccaccaccaatacgGCAACCTCCAGCAGCAGTGCATCTGCCGAGGATGAAGTGGTCAGTGGGGCGCGTGCAACCAATTCCGAGAACGCTGAAAATCGGGCAAATCGCAATAATGAGCCACACGCAGATTCGACGCAAAATGAACACGTCGAATAA